A stretch of the Gossypium hirsutum isolate 1008001.06 chromosome D07, Gossypium_hirsutum_v2.1, whole genome shotgun sequence genome encodes the following:
- the LOC107956629 gene encoding WUSCHEL-related homeobox 2 — protein MEGGNMDTSGDGGTTGDSRWNPTKEQISILESLYLQGLRTPSADQIQQITSRLKAYGSIEGKNVFYWFQNHKARQRQKQKKQNLAYINRYLYWTTQPVYPPPPPHGINVACGPHFLPQVELGIYPQTQCPKVLFPGGDERRERPAKMGKPLQRDYNTMLPHAENFEGLLNISNHETLELFPLHPTGLLETKETLMSPPGSTNSAGISIITPSISCETTAGIDEEGSGTGEQQFFDFFTSQGSSARD, from the exons atggAAGGCGGTAATATGGACACGTCTGGTGATGGCGGAACTACAGGGGATTCAAGGTGGAACCCAACAAAGGAACAAATAAGCATCCTTGAAAGTTTGTATTTGCAAGGGTTAAGGACGCCAAGCGCAGACCAGATACAGCAGATAACAAGCAGGCTTAAAGCTTATGGCAGCATTGAAGGGAAAAACGTCTTCTATTGGTTTCAAAATCATAAAGCAAGGCAAAGGCAGAAACAGAAGAAACAAAATTTGGCTTATATCAATCGCTATCTTTATTGGACGACTCAACCTGTttatcctcctcctcctcctcatgGCATCAATG TTGCTTGTGGACCACATTTTCTACCACAAGTTGAATTAGGAATTTACCCTCAGACTCAGTGCCCCAAGGTTCTTTTCCCTGGCGGAGACGAGAGGAGAGAAAGGCCTGCCAAAATGGGGAAGCCTCTGCAACGGGACTACAACACGATGCTGCCACATGCTGAAAACTTTGAAGGCCTCCTCAACATTAGTAATCATGAGACTTTGGAACTGTTCCCTTTGCACCCAACTGGACTTTTAGAAACAAAGGAAACATTAATGTCTCCACCTGGTTCAACCAATTCTGCTGGAATTTCGATTATTACTCCATCTATCTCTTGTGAGACTACTGCCGGTATCGACGAAGAAGGCTCTGGTACTGGTGAACAGCAATTCTTTGATTTCTTCACATCCCAAGGTTCTTCCGCAAGAGATTAA